A genomic region of Pyrus communis chromosome 14, drPyrComm1.1, whole genome shotgun sequence contains the following coding sequences:
- the LOC137715546 gene encoding double-stranded RNA-binding protein 2-like yields MYKNQLQELAQRSCFNLPSYTCIREGPDHAPRFKANVNFNGEIFESPHHCTTLRQAEHSAAEVALNYLSNRGPSHSLAARILDETGVYKNLLQEIAQRVGAPLPQYKTFRSGLGHLPVFTGVVELAGITFTGEPAKNKKQAEKNAAMAAWSSLKQLAKETASSSSEPEHNDELEQITIARALINYRLKEKMTMANPTAPILFPKKFPFQNRRPTSPQPPPAHTSKILPLICQKQALRSRFQSNATHDNRVTSSQASSIDSRVMRPQRFPAAGAAPYVPIRQLRTPCHGIAPPVTIRTAVPVFSAPPHAMPCQTMHIPPVRVAPPVTVRQAVPVFSSSPVKKDDPPTTRKEESPIILKEDSPIVQKEDSPIVIAPAVQNKSIGQVEETVRAAAANDLEELRTIEILEQLKI; encoded by the exons ATGTACAAGAACCAGCTGCAAGAGCTGGCCCAAAGGAGCTGCTTCAACTTGCCTTCCTACACGTGCATTCGGGAAGGTCCGGACCACGCGCCCAGGTTCAAGGCCAACGTCAACTTTAACGGCGAGATCTTCGAAAGCCCTCACCACTGCACCACTCTCCGCCAGGCCGAACACTCCGCCGCCGAGGTCGCCCTCAACTACCTCTCCAATCGCGGCCCCTCTCACTCTCTTGCCGCTAGGATTCTG GATGAGACGGGAGTTTACAAGAACCTCTTGCAGGAAATTGCTCAACGAGTAGGAGCTCCGTTGCCACAGTACAAAACCTTCAGGTCTGGCCTTGGCCACCTACCTGTTTTCACCGGGGTAGTTGAATTGGCTGGAATCACATTTACAGGGGAACCTGCCAAGAACAAAAAACAAGCAGAGAAGAATGCAGCGATGGCAGCTTGGTCATCTTTGAAACAAT TGGCAAAGGAAACTGCAAGCTCTTCATCTGAGCCCGAGCACAATGATGAGCTGGAACAGATCACTATAGCACGAGCCTTAATCAATTATCGGTTAAAGGAAAAAATGACAATGGCAAATCCAACCGCTCCAATTCTATTTCCGAAGAAGTTTCCATTTCAGAACCGCAGACCTACAAGTCCACAACCTCCACCTGCTCACACCTCAAAAATACTGCCCTTAATTTGCCAAAAGCAAGCTCTGCGGAGCAGATTCCAGTCAAATGCAACACATGATAATCGTGTTACATCATCACAGGCTTCTTCAATAGACAGTCGTGTGATGCGTCCCCAAAGATTCCCTGCTGCAGGGGCAGCTCCTTATGTACCCATCCGACAATTGAGGACTCCTTGCCATGGGATTGCACCGCCAGTGACAATAAGGACAGCGGTGCCTGTGTTCTCAGCACCACCTCATGCAATGCCCTGCCAAACAATGCATATTCCACCCGTACGAGTGGCTCCTCCTGTCACTGTGAGGCAGGCTGTACCTGTATTTTCTTCTTCACCGGTTAAGAAAGATGATCCACCGACCACTCGGAAAGAAGAATCGCCAATCATTTTGAAAGAAGATTCTCCAATCGTTCAGAAAGAAGATTCTCCAATCGTTATTGCTCCAGCTGTGCAGAATAAATCAATAGGTCAAGTAGAGGAAACTGTAAGAGCAGCAGCTGCCAACGATTTGGAGGAATTGAGGACAATTGAAATCTTGGAACAACTAAAAATTTGA